The Cottoperca gobio chromosome 15, fCotGob3.1, whole genome shotgun sequence genome segment CCTTACAGTGACACACACCTTGAGGAGCAAATTACCGAGCCAATAGTCATGGTTGGCGCTTGCATACGACCTTTATGCAAGTTAGGCCTTAAAGAGTAAATAAAAGAgctatttaaattatttaggACAAATGTGTGTCAAGCATACACAGATGCTCAGAGAGCATGAGTTTACAAGACAACACTAATATAAGCCAGATCCAGATatgtacagtaccagtcaaaagtttagACACACTTTCTCATTCACATTGAATTAATTCTTATTTAATTTGTAGTGATGTACTTTTGGATTTCATGATATTATTGTTTAGCTATATGTTGTGTGTCTTAGGtacatgttggaaataatttattttactttatcgcaaatacaaataatatctGGGCTGCAAAAAGCACCTGCAAATTCAGTTTTAGGGTGGAATTTCCCTTTAAACGGTGTTGATCAAATTATCTTCCATTAAAGTTCAGCGTTCAAAAGTTTTGTTGCAGAGACAATTAAATAACAAAGTAAGTTAGCCATCAGTCTGCTCCACATGCGtctcacattcacattcagtgACGCAGGTTTCTTGACATTGTTGCAAGGCCACTTCGTTTTGTAACGCAGGTATAATAAACTGACCCTCGACAGGTTTTTGAACACACACCTGAGCTGTAGAGGCGGCCAGCGGACAGGACAGCCGGCGCTGCTCTGGAGGACTTCAGGAGCGAAGCAGCAGTTCTGCAGAGGAAAGCCATGACAGCGACAAGACGACAGCGGGCTGTTGTCAATGAACTTGCTCCAATAACACTGGAAGCTTCCGCTGGAGTCCTCTTCTTTGTTGGTGTTTTTCATGAAGCTGCATGTTTAATGAACTCGCCTTACCGCCACCTGGTGTCTGCGGAGTGCAGAGCAGGTGGTAATTAccttattattttaaaaagaacgTACAATAGCAAAATAAAGGGGGAGGattcaaataatataaaatcaaaaactgtttatatacaatataaaggGGAATCACATTAAAACGGGACAAAATGATCAATCTCCAGTGTCCCATCTTGACCTATGTCGTTTGCAGCTGTTTTAATCTGCCATATATCAACAACATATTCAATATAGATTTTAATATGGAAAATGTGAATTCCAAAATCTATCCCATTTCCCTCACTTTTTATGAAATCAAAACTGTTtgatatattcatatattgCCTGAGTTTTATTGTTTACTACATTATTTAGAGATTACATTTatcaataataatgattatatattatttaatatattattttcattaaggCTATCACAAAGTAGTGTGAATTTGTGCAATGTACACCCTGGTAAAAtgttataaattattataaaatgatctCAATAGCATTATGTTTGGTTAAGTGTTCAAccaataaataagtaaacaatttaaaaaataaataattaaaaggatAAACTGATACACATATGTGGTTAACCAGAACATCTCAATGTAAGAATGTTATATATATGAAGAGATCAATTACAATTATATTAAGTTACTATGCAGCCCCCTTTTTCAAAGACAAACGTAACACCCCTAGCGACATCATCAAGCTGATTACCTTATAGGAGATGGAGAAAAACATCAGTCTGTacattaacaaaaaataaaataatagcaAAGGCTCTTAATCGAAAATAAGATTCATATAAAAAGCTTTTAACGAGACTCATCTAACAGTATCACAGCATTTCATGCTCTTCAGATGTGCCTGTGTGAGCGCGATCCACATTCTCGCAGTCATTTGCGTGAACGAGCCTGCAGCGTCCGTGACAATCCCTTTTCATCTTTCCTCCGAGTGCCAAAACATTAGCAGGGATAGAAACACACGGAAATAAGGTAAGCACCAAGCGTTAGGATATACTGGTCAACATGGATTCGGGTGTATATGGATACAATGcagttattttaaatgatgtgatTTCTTCAGGCTACAGTAGCAGGCTAATTTATGAGAATACAATGAGATGAACATCATGCATGCTTGCATTTTCCAAATGCTATGTCGATTTAATCGTAcgtataataatgaaaatacttCTACAGTTCCCCGTTGGAACTCaatattttcattacatttaatttcaaatgaTGGCCTATTGCCATCAAACATGCCATCTTTTGCCATTTTTCATAAGCATCCATAAACCGAATGTTATTTCATGCATGTGAAGGCTGAAACAAGCCTTCTCTGgtgagaatatttatttttaaactgacCTACTTAAATGGAGAGGGGCAATCTGcaacacagaaatgtgtctttatgaAGACCATATTCAACAATAAGACTGAACACTAGATCTCACTCCTCTGTTGATCAGTTCTTCAATGCTGTTGGGAGCATATTATGTCACAGCATTTCAGGGTGATATTCTGAGTTTTATACAGAATTGATCAGTGTATGGAAAGCATTGGCTGCAGCTGTTTGCTTAAATGTTCTGCCGCCTAAAATCAAAAGagaattatttatgttttacaattacatttgtAATTGAAGCTGCAGTGTAACCACCACAGGTAGGTCTGACATGTTCTCCTTGGCTTCATTATGTATTTTCCTGCAGATGTCAGGAATGAACCAGGTGGTTGTAACATTCTGGACTTGCCTCCTGCTCTCTGCTTTCCTGTGTGAGCCGGTGCTTTCCAAAGGTGGTCGTGGAGGGTCCCGGGGCTCCTCTCGAGGCACCCACTCCCGCAGCTCCACAGCGGGGAGTCAGCGGGGAGGCGCCTACGGTGGGACCCGCTCCCGCATCAGGGCGGCAGGGCGGTCGTCTCCGGTGAGGGTGGCAAGTGCAGCAGCGGCAGGGGCAGCAGTGGCGTTATCAGCGGATAAATGGTACGCCTCAGCCTACCGCCGCAGCAACGTCGACAGCTCAGATGATGAGCTGGATTACTACAACAGGACAAATTACTTTGATTCACTAATGTCAGGCTCAACTCAAAATGGATCTTCTCTCTCTAAAGTGGTTTCTATCATTATTGCAACATTTTCCCCAAAATATGGACTCTTGCTGGACAGTATACTGTAGATGTTAAGCATTTATTTTCTAGGATAAATTCCTGATTCAGTCTAGGACTGAGCTTCTGCCCTGGATCTGAATATAATGTGCAGGACTCGCTGGAACCTGCTCTGAGAAGATCAGTTAGAGGTGCAACACAGTGGTGGAAGGacacaattaaaaatatatatatcactgtactgtatatttttaCACATATAATCATCCATACCAACAGACAAATGTAACCAACACAGTATTTAATGTGACCTTTCACCTTTAATGTGCACCTTTGTCaaatctgtcagtgtgtgtgatataaACTGGGTCCCAACTATGTTAAATATAATTAGTTTCCTTCCCTAAAGTTTGATTCCTAGATCtaattgtgaaaatgttttatcaaaaaaaatcaataacctTCTTAAGGAGTGTAATGAAACCACAGGCTGCCAATTTAAATAATACtaccaaaccaaattgtatgtTAAAAATCTGCAAAGTTAATGACCAGCATCGCTGCTCTTTTATGTATAACACTGAAGTCATTCCAAGTCAAAGTTGGCACCAGCATTAATCTGCCcctgaaattatttttttaaaacttcttcaattggagtttttattttgagaaaggAAAATTGcaatttgtgatttttttttacaacttttgTCTGCAAAACATAATTTCAAGACTGAATTTCAAGATCTATTTATCGAGGTAGTCACTGGTGTTGCCATAAAGATAATTCTCTACAATAAGATGAGACAAATGAGAGTATTGTGCTTTAGGAAAGCTAAACTGCAGTTTCCATATCCATCTCAAATCTTTGTGCAATTTATACCCTTTTATAAAATTCAGACCTGTGTAGGAACCACGTCATGGCTGGGAGGGACACTagaaaacaaactgctgctctCAATGTTATTAATGTCTGATGGTCTGTCCCAGAAGAGCTTTTTACCTGTTGTACACACTCAGGAGAAACAGACTGTTCCATATAAATGCACTCTATTACATGCTACAACACTTGTACATAAGTTAAGCGTTTGTTATCACCGTCTTTGtgctaataaataatgtttacacCATGTCAGATATCTGCTTCATgtattataaaagaaaatctgagAAGAAATGTTGTACCTGAATCAggttaaattattttattttagcaaaGGACGCAGTGCAGGTACATCATCCATAAACAGAACAGACTGCATCGTgtccccaaaatgtcaaaggCATGAGGTCAGAGACGGTCTTCGCTTGATGACACTTTTGTGGTTAAATATAAATCCTTCCAGTTTGAGGGCAAACTGGTAACACTCAAAAAAGTCTCTGTTTTCTTCATTAAATGTCTCAGGTCAGTCCAGCATTACTTGTCCCAGCTCTCCTTTCCTGAAGGCTCTTATGAAATCGTAAGCTGCTGCTGTGTAGTTCGGGACAGTGATGGTGATGTTCCCTGAGAGACGAggaacaaacattttcattatgggACTAATCTTTAAGACGTTGATGTGATGGTGATCACACTCTCAAACTCTTGGAAAGAAAGCAATAAGAACAAAATGTCGTACTATTCCTTTAACTCAACTAAACTCCTCGCCCGCCACATCTCTACCCCTTGCCTCAGGTCCGGAGATGCAAACCCTGACAGGGCCTTCTCAGTTGCTGCACCCTCCCTCTGGAATTCCCTCACAAAACACATCAGACAGTCAAACACCCAACCATTGCTCATGCAAGCCCTTAAAATGCACCTCTTCAAGATTGCTTTCCCCTGCTGATTAATTACTAACTTTTTATGAAACTGAGGGATAGCTAGTCAATAATACTGTGCGTAGCAGGAGTAGCACTTTCTTACCAACTCCAGTAATGGCTTTGACCCGTTGCGTCTTTCTAAGTTTCACAGCAATGCGTTTGAGGACATGCTGGATGTTATCACTGGGCTCCTGGAGGTCGTATTTCTCCACATaactgcacataaacacacacacatacacatgcagtaAACAATCACAGTAATGTGTAGCAAAAGGAATACACCGACAATATGAAAGTTCAGTCAATCGCACCTGAACTTCCCGAGCCTGTTCAGGGAATAGAGTAAGTAGTCAGCGATAATGTCTTCACCCACTAAATGGTCCAGAATAGTTCCTggagaaggaaggaaaaaatatcaaaagtatTTGTTGAAGACATGGAAAATCCTCTTCTACAGACAAATGTGATTCCACTGAATACAGTACGTCGTCATGTTGTGAACAAAGTAATAATCCTGTTATGCTCACCACATAAAGCCAGCTTCATGCCCGTTTCAACACTTTCAATCTTAGGAGGCAAGACTCCTGGTGTGTCCAACAGATACATTATGGGTCGCTCACACACCTGACGACAAAGACAGCAACAAATACTgaacagatgcacacacacaatgaaccCATGAAAACACACCGTGACATACATGTCCTCTACACCCACCTGAATTCTAGTCAGGACCGCTTTAGTTATACCTGGCTCCCCACCTACTCGAGATGCACGACCTGAAATTGCATTATAATTACACCGAATATTTATTACTGAGGAGGTGATCATCGTAATCAGTGTCCAACAACTATCAACTCATTTATTATACAAACCCTTTTTCAAGTATGTTCTTCTCAGTGAGTTAATAAGAGAGGACTTCCCCACGTTGGGCACTCCAATGGCCATCAGGCAAAAATTAGTATTCTGAAAGATTTACATGACAAGGTTAGAGCGTGGCCAACATATTGGCCTCCAATACCTTAAAAATCTTAATAGTGAGAAAAATATAACTAACATAAACGTGCTAATAAATGGTTCCACGTGGATTCAGCTCCATAGAAAAGAAGCTTTAGAGTCGCAATGAAGCAGCATTTTGGTAAGCAAAGATCATAGCTCGTGAGGGTATAACTTGTTGTTTATCATATGTAACTTATTCCTCTCAAAGTTGAAATGaactcaaatatattatttaactgCCTGGAGTAAACATACCTCACATCTGTTAAAGCGTGGGTTTCTCTGAATAATTTCCACCACCATTGGCACCAACtacagaaaaaaagcaaaacaggaATAATTTGAAGCTTCATGCTCACACATTTTATATGCTCAGCTGAGGACAAACTTCTGCAAACAGTCCAATGTTTAGTATCCAGTGAAGATGACCTTTACCTTTTTGACGTTGTCATCTCTCTGCTTTAAACAGTCTGTGAAGAGAACATTCTTCACCCCCTTGTGTTCTAGCTTCTTCAGGATTATCTGCAGGGCAAATGTAAAGATATCATGTTGTGTTAGTAGCTTTAAAATGCTGATGACATGTGACtaatgtgatgtaaaaataGCAGCAAGATTTTTGACCTGCTCGTTGGACAGATCAGCAAGGTCCATTTTGTTGAGAACTAGCAGGTGGGGTTTGACATCTAGCGTCTCCTGAAACGCAGGGTTTCTTCCAGAGAAGGGAATGTCTTTAACGTTAAAGAAAAACCAAACAGTTCTCATTTTACCTCTGCAGTAAAAAGCTAGGATTTTAACTGTAGTGAATAAAAGATAACTGAATCCTTTTGTCCCCCCTCTAATCTTCAAGTGCTTTCCTtgtggtgaaggtgaaggtTTCTCTGCAGTCAGGGCTCATGTACTCTGGAATAAAGTTAATGTGAAGATTATGTCAGCTAGAACAGTTTAATCTGTTAAATACTCACTTTTAGAAATGGGTATTGCACAAATGTAATGAGAAAAAGGAATGAAATATGGGATATGAGAGAATGGaatgagataaataaaaatatagcactttatttatacatgaaaAATAGGATTTGTGTGCGACAGGAGTTTATACAACATTATTGCACATACAATATGTAACTATCTTACATtactaaatgtaattataagATGACATAGcttgaattaatttaaaatatataattaaaaaccaGATGGCAGTTTGCGCTGCTATATACTGACGTTAAGGaagtaaacaaaaaaaggataTTCTGGCATCATGGATTTCTATGATGCAGTCCACATTCTTGAGGCTGGCTCTCATCTGCTTCAGTCCTGCAAACGGTCAAGTGAAACTAtgtcatttatattaaatacaggACTGCTTGCTTCACACAAAGGGACACAGATTTATATTCAAATTGCATACATTAATTGATATACTCTGAATATAACTTTGAGCAAAACTGTCACCTTTAGCCATGTGTCCGGGGAACCAGTGAGCCACTTCCCGTTTGCCAAAGTCGAAAACGGTCCTGAACTTGCCGACATCCCAGAGAGCCTGGTACAGCTTCATGGCTGCTGTTCAATATAACTACGTCCGGCTTTCGTTTGTTTTAACgaaattattatatttgaccGACTGGCTACAAGTCATCTTGCTGCACTGGACATGTTGATGGTGTGCTACACTGTTTACATGCCGACTCAAATCTACCGTAAAACAACTTGGTTCCGGTTCTTCttctatgttttatattttgcagTTTATAAGCTATAGGGCGTGTTACTGCCCTCCGCAGGATAAACATTGAATTACTTGAATAACTATCTCTTGAACCTGTATCGTGAAGGAACTAAGTACCTGCCTTTTTAATCAGTTAGTGAGTCTTTCGtttctttatacatccatgggcTCTTTTAGTCTTCCTTTATGATTTTATGCTGTTAAGTGTTGGCCTGAGTACCTTATAGTGATCCCTTATACTATCTATTTCTCCATCTTGTTTATTTTAAGTAACATGATATGCTAACATAAATCCCAGAACAAAGGTTAAATTAAACTTTCAGACTCATTTATTTAATACTTTCTGGGTTGTCTCTTTCTGCAGAACAGTTTTTAGTAATTTTCTCTCTGTTTAACAATGATCACATAACCCAGGTGGATGCTTACCTATTAACGGAACATTGTATTCAATCTGCACTGTAAAAAGAGAATAGTTGAACCAACCTAATTTAAGTACTTCAATTGGCAACAAGCAAATGAATTAGGTTTGTTCAAATTAAGTTAAGAAGTTAAATCAACCAAATTGCTTTAGGTTGAAAATTAGCAATATTTTGGGTCAATTTTATTCAATTGATTTGGAAtaacttgaaaatgtaaattgaCTTGCTATGAATCTAAGTTGGATTAATGCAAAtgattgatttaaaaacaatataattattaaatacatcTGACTTAATAGTATGGTtacaggaaaacatttttttgtggCAAACCTACATTGAAATTTTAgtttgttaaatattattaaaatactttactaagaattacaattttaaattagctggaagaaaaaaagcagattCAAATCAGATGTTTTTTTGAGTCTTTATTCTACAAATGACAAACACATTCGTAAGCATTAAACtgcataataaaatgtattatttatgcatttattaaaaaaaaaacatatgcacaacaattcTGAACCAAGTTAAGCATAGTAGCACAACAGTCCCAACACATTATCTTAACACTATAGAAAAGTACCAACAGAGTTGAGTCACATATCTTATGCTCAGAGAAACCCCTTTAGACAACTAGTGCAAATTGAACTGTGTAAGTTATGGGGCTATTGTCACAAAAGTATGTGGAGCGATATGTAACTGTCTCAATCCGTGTGTGCGTAAACAGATTTGTAAATGCGTACTGAgatttgtgaatgtgtttagtAATCTGCAAGGGCAAGCATTAAACGTTAtcctaaaacaaacacatctgcagTGCCAGAAGTGTAGCAAGTCACATGTACAAAGACAGCCAATTGAGAGACCTGGAGATTGAAGActtgtatttttattgtattttattacagaAGTGTAATGCAGTCACTTGAGAGAAGAAAAGTTCACTTTTCTCAAGTGAATGCATTATACttctgtaataaaataatacacgTGACTCTTGCTACACttctgtaataaaataatacacgTGACTCTTGCTACACttctgtaataaaataatacacgTGACTCTTGCTACATTCTTGTATTTTAATCGATAGTATGCAATTGCAGATTACTCTACACATTTACATATCTCAGTACCAATCTGTATGTAGACACACATATTAAGACAGTTACACATctctacacgcacacacttgcAAATACTTTTGCTACAATAATGGCATCTAACCATTAACACAGCATATATCACATATAAACACTATTGTTCTTTCACAATATGGCACTAGGCCATATTTTGGCAAGGGGAGGAATCCAACAGTCTGTCCTTACTGTAAGCTTTCAAGTCTGCCATACAGATTTTGGACTTTGGGGGACATCTTGTGCTGATCAAGTTGCATGATGATTTTCAAAAGTGAAATGAAGGGTTTTTGGATAAGCAATGTTGAGTGCATATATCAAACCCAGAATCTACCTGATCTACCTGGTCCAAAGTATTTATGATGTCAGTAGTCTTTTGGCGTGTTGCTCCTCCTTTGGTGCGGATGACTCTAATCAACTGTCTTGAGTGCATGTCTAACTGGGCCATGAACTTCACCTCGAGAGGAACAGCAGTAATCCTCTGAAACTCTGCATTGatctcaaacacaaaaacaaatgacactaCATATATCATcctgaatgaaagaaaatacatctgGCCTAGACCTGTAAACAATCAATTGTCACAAAGTAACCTGTACAATGGCCAACATTTCAATACccaaaaagaatataaaatatgtacattCTTAGTAAGCAGTGTTACACATAAAGTGATAGTTCGGCTCTTTTGAAATGAAGTTGTATAAGGACTTAAACTGATGCTGGTGCTATGGGACCTGCTGACCACCAGCTGGTAAGACAATGACTATgcataagtacctcatacaaccccacttcaaaataGTAGAACTAGCCCTTTAGTTTCAACCATATCAATTTATGACTCGCTGACTTTAACAAAACCTGAAAGAAAGACTGCGAACGCTTCAGTTCCTTTATTACCTCTTTCTGTTGGAACAGTGCAGGCCATCTGTCCTTGAAGTCCTTAATGCTGGGTTCTTGGTTTACCACCTCCTGTCGTCTGTAGGCAAACGTGCAAAGCATTATGTCTGCGATGACCCTTTCATTGTTTCTTATGGTGATCTCTGTCAGAAGTTcaagtctttctttttcaaGGCTTTCCAGCGTCTCACCAGTAGGGAAGGATGGATAAAAGTTTGCTTCAGCTCTTTTTGGCTTTTTTACTTTTCTAGCAGGGAAACAATCTGCAGAAGCTTTGTATTTTAGGGAGTTAACAGACAGCTCTGCACACCCCTGCACTTTGAGCTGAGTCCTGTAGTTTCCCatcttatattttataatgtacaaactttcatttGAAACATTGTATGAGCTTTGACTATCAAATGGTTTATGGAATTTAAgctcagacatttttattatgaacctttcctcactttgtaacactCGAAATGCAAGATGATGGTCATCAAAAGAATTCTCGGTGAATAGCTTGTTtcttaataaacaaaatgttttacattttttttatatatatataatatatatataaaaaaaaaaaatatatatattacatatatatattacatatatatattatatatatataatatatatattacatatata includes the following:
- the sprn gene encoding shadow of prion protein, producing the protein MSGMNQVVVTFWTCLLLSAFLCEPVLSKGGRGGSRGSSRGTHSRSSTAGSQRGGAYGGTRSRIRAAGRSSPVRVASAAAAGAAVALSADKWYASAYRRSNVDSSDDELDYYNRTNYFDSLMSGSTQNGSSLSKVVSIIIATFSPKYGLLLDSIL
- the mtg1 gene encoding mitochondrial ribosome-associated GTPase 1, translated to MKLYQALWDVGKFRTVFDFGKREVAHWFPGHMAKGLKQMRASLKNVDCIIEIHDARIPFSGRNPAFQETLDVKPHLLVLNKMDLADLSNEQIILKKLEHKGVKNVLFTDCLKQRDDNVKKLVPMVVEIIQRNPRFNRCENTNFCLMAIGVPNVGKSSLINSLRRTYLKKGRASRVGGEPGITKAVLTRIQVCERPIMYLLDTPGVLPPKIESVETGMKLALCGTILDHLVGEDIIADYLLYSLNRLGKFSYVEKYDLQEPSDNIQHVLKRIAVKLRKTQRVKAITGVGNITITVPNYTAAAYDFIRAFRKGELGQVMLD